A window from Flavobacterium gyeonganense encodes these proteins:
- a CDS encoding efflux RND transporter permease subunit, which yields MIELFIRRKILSLIISVMIVLLGLLALFQLPITQFPDIVPPSVTVTAKYTGANAEVSANAVALPLERAINGVPGMTYMSTVTSNDGLTLIQVFFEVGTDPDLAAVNVQNRVTTILDELPEEVIRAGVTTEKEVNSMLMYLNITSTDKTQDEQFIFNFTDINILQELKRIDGVGRAEIMGQKEYSMRVWLDPEKMLSYNISANEVINSLQKQNISAAPGKVGEGSGQMNNQLQYVIKYGGKFFEPNQYEEIPLRANSDGTILRLKDISKIEFGAMSYGMVSKTDGKPSASIMLKQRPGSNASEVIASVKEKMAELKGSSFPPGMEFNIAYDVSRFLDASIDEVLRTLIEAFILVAFVVFLFLQDWRSTLIPVLAVPVALIGAFTFMSMMGFSINLLTLFALVLSIGIVVDNAIVVVEAVHVKISEEHMAPMEATISAMKEITGAVIAITIVMAAVFIPVAFLSGPVGVFYRQFSLTMAISIVISGINALTLTPALCAIMLKPHDPNKEKKSLLDRFFYRFNNWFDSITSKYIKVLVKFADRNTVTIGLLVLFCVLTWGTTKFLASGFIPTEDQGMVYVSVTTPQGATVERTEKALDEVTKIAQGIKGVDNVTTLAGYSIVTEIAGASYGMGMINLKDWSERDVSVTEFMAELTEKTKNITDAQIEIFAPPTVPGFGNTSGFELRLLDKSGGSITNTDKVTKEFIAALNASPEIQNSFSSFDATFPQYLIHIDYDLAAKKGISVDNAMSTLQTMLGSFYATNFIRFSQMYKVMVQASPQFRQNPESILDMYLKNEAGEMVPFSTFIKLERVYGPEVLTRYNMYMSAMINGEPAEGYSSGDAIAAVERIAAEKLPSRFELEWSGMTREEILSGNQTIYIFALCILFVYLLLAAQYESLLLPFPVLLSLPVGVFGSYVALVMVGLDNNIYAQVALVMLIGLLAKNAILIVEFAMAQNKLGRDIVEAAIEGARLRFRPILMTSFAFISGLIPLCIASGAGAIGNRSIGTAAAGGMLIGTVFGLLIIPGLYILFAKLEKRMSKS from the coding sequence ATGATAGAGCTATTTATCAGAAGGAAAATATTGTCATTAATCATCTCGGTTATGATAGTCCTTCTGGGATTGCTGGCGTTGTTTCAGCTTCCCATTACCCAATTCCCGGATATTGTACCACCGTCTGTAACCGTTACAGCAAAATATACAGGAGCAAATGCGGAGGTTTCTGCCAATGCTGTCGCCCTTCCGCTAGAAAGAGCCATAAATGGAGTTCCTGGGATGACTTATATGTCAACCGTAACTTCCAATGATGGTTTGACCTTAATTCAGGTTTTCTTTGAAGTAGGAACCGATCCCGATTTGGCTGCCGTAAACGTGCAGAACAGGGTTACAACAATTCTGGATGAGCTTCCGGAAGAGGTAATTCGTGCCGGAGTTACGACCGAGAAAGAGGTAAACAGCATGCTGATGTACCTGAACATTACAAGTACCGACAAAACTCAGGATGAGCAGTTTATCTTCAACTTTACAGACATTAACATTCTTCAGGAATTAAAGCGTATTGATGGTGTCGGTCGTGCCGAAATTATGGGGCAAAAAGAATATTCAATGCGTGTGTGGCTCGATCCGGAAAAGATGCTTTCGTACAATATTTCGGCAAATGAAGTGATTAATTCGCTTCAAAAACAAAACATTTCCGCCGCTCCGGGTAAAGTTGGTGAAGGTTCAGGACAAATGAATAATCAGCTACAATACGTAATTAAGTATGGCGGAAAATTCTTTGAACCAAATCAGTACGAAGAAATTCCGTTAAGGGCCAATTCAGACGGAACTATTTTAAGATTAAAAGACATTTCGAAAATCGAATTTGGTGCAATGAGCTACGGAATGGTTTCTAAAACCGACGGAAAACCTTCTGCATCAATCATGCTAAAACAGCGTCCGGGTTCCAATGCCTCTGAAGTAATTGCGAGTGTAAAAGAAAAAATGGCTGAATTAAAAGGATCTTCTTTTCCTCCGGGAATGGAATTTAATATTGCTTATGACGTTTCACGTTTCCTTGATGCCTCTATTGACGAAGTATTAAGAACTTTGATTGAAGCATTTATTTTAGTGGCTTTTGTGGTTTTCCTTTTTCTTCAGGACTGGAGATCAACTTTAATTCCGGTATTAGCTGTTCCTGTTGCACTTATTGGTGCATTTACTTTTATGTCGATGATGGGATTCTCTATCAATTTATTGACACTTTTCGCTTTAGTACTTTCTATCGGAATTGTAGTTGATAACGCAATTGTGGTTGTCGAAGCTGTTCACGTAAAAATTTCAGAAGAACATATGGCACCTATGGAAGCAACCATTAGTGCGATGAAAGAAATTACAGGAGCTGTTATTGCGATTACCATTGTAATGGCTGCCGTATTTATTCCGGTAGCTTTTTTGAGCGGTCCCGTTGGCGTTTTCTACAGGCAGTTTTCGTTGACAATGGCAATCAGTATTGTAATTTCCGGAATTAATGCGCTTACGCTTACTCCTGCCCTTTGCGCCATTATGCTGAAACCGCACGATCCGAATAAAGAGAAAAAATCACTTTTAGATCGTTTCTTCTACAGATTCAATAATTGGTTTGATTCTATTACTTCAAAATACATAAAGGTATTAGTAAAATTTGCTGATCGTAATACTGTTACCATTGGTTTATTAGTGCTGTTTTGTGTGCTAACATGGGGAACAACAAAATTCTTAGCGTCAGGATTTATTCCGACAGAAGATCAGGGAATGGTTTATGTAAGCGTCACAACTCCTCAAGGAGCAACTGTAGAACGTACAGAAAAAGCTTTGGACGAAGTAACCAAAATTGCTCAAGGAATTAAAGGTGTAGATAACGTAACAACCCTTGCAGGATACAGTATTGTAACCGAAATTGCCGGAGCTTCGTACGGAATGGGAATGATCAACTTAAAAGACTGGAGCGAACGTGATGTTTCGGTAACTGAATTCATGGCGGAACTTACAGAAAAAACAAAAAATATTACCGACGCACAAATCGAGATTTTTGCACCGCCAACCGTTCCTGGTTTTGGTAATACGAGTGGTTTTGAGCTTCGTTTGCTGGATAAATCAGGAGGAAGCATCACTAATACCGATAAAGTAACGAAAGAATTTATCGCAGCATTAAATGCTTCGCCAGAAATTCAGAACTCATTCTCAAGTTTTGATGCCACTTTCCCACAATATTTAATTCATATTGATTATGATTTGGCAGCTAAAAAAGGAATTTCGGTTGACAATGCCATGAGTACTTTGCAAACGATGCTAGGTTCTTTTTATGCCACCAATTTTATTCGTTTTTCTCAAATGTATAAAGTTATGGTTCAGGCTAGTCCGCAATTCCGCCAAAATCCGGAAAGTATTTTGGATATGTATCTGAAGAATGAAGCTGGCGAAATGGTTCCGTTTTCTACTTTCATCAAATTAGAAAGAGTTTATGGTCCAGAGGTTTTAACACGTTATAACATGTACATGTCAGCTATGATTAACGGTGAACCTGCAGAAGGTTATAGTTCAGGAGATGCCATTGCCGCCGTCGAAAGAATCGCTGCCGAAAAACTGCCAAGCCGTTTTGAACTAGAATGGTCCGGTATGACACGTGAAGAGATTTTATCGGGTAACCAAACCATTTACATTTTTGCACTTTGTATCCTTTTCGTTTACTTACTATTAGCAGCACAATACGAAAGTTTATTGCTTCCGTTCCCTGTATTATTGAGTTTGCCTGTTGGCGTTTTCGGTTCTTACGTTGCGCTTGTAATGGTGGGATTAGACAATAACATTTATGCCCAAGTAGCACTCGTCATGCTGATTGGTCTGCTCGCCAAAAACGCCATTCTGATTGTAGAATTCGCCATGGCACAGAACAAACTCGGACGGGATATTGTTGAAGCTGCGATTGAAGGCGCCAGACTTCGTTTCCGTCCTATTTTGATGACTTCGTTTGCTTTTATTTCAGGATTGATTCCGTTATGTATCGCTTCTGGTGCGGGTGCAATTGGTAACCGTTCGATTGGTACAGCAGCTGCGGGCGGAATGTTAATCGGAACTGTATTTGGTCTTTTAATTATTCCGGGACTTTACATACTGTTTGCAAAATTGGAAAAACGAATGAGTAAATCTTAG
- a CDS encoding efflux transporter outer membrane subunit, with amino-acid sequence MKEILNQYKNADVQFIRTTKSAVIVTGILLLTACSVPKVSTKLDAAKLPENFDAQRKEVAKADFIPLKTETFFKDPKLEELLKKAIAKNPDYLIMQERILIANSHLKVAKLALLPSLDLVADVSGTHFGKYTMEGVGNFDTNFSQNITEKQKINEKLSPNYFLGGKVSWEADIWGKLSNRKKAAQQRYFASQQGIRLLQTRLLGDIAELYFKLIALDKQASIYDKNLKTQERALDIVSAQRSVGKATELAVQQFNAQNNNIHAEASELKLSIDQTEKALLTLLGEYGGKIDRSSDFLSGHLEVLNQKFSVDSIIHKRPDVSEAYFELLASNADAKSARAAFFPTVNLGGYAGFNSFSFNTLFDAGSLAWQLLGGLTAPVFNKGQIKQDFYVSNRRQEISFLQYQNTVTTAFNELSALLHRNEAYEDVLKYKMNEINHLEIAVNVSNDLYLSGYANYLEIINAQQNKLQAELDFVNIQLKNAESQVLLYKALGGGIN; translated from the coding sequence ATGAAAGAGATATTAAATCAATATAAAAATGCTGATGTGCAATTTATAAGGACAACAAAAAGTGCTGTTATAGTAACTGGTATTTTACTTTTAACAGCTTGTTCTGTACCAAAAGTCAGCACTAAATTAGACGCTGCAAAACTTCCTGAAAATTTTGATGCACAGCGAAAAGAAGTGGCTAAGGCTGATTTTATCCCGTTAAAAACAGAAACGTTTTTTAAAGATCCGAAATTAGAGGAATTACTAAAAAAAGCTATTGCCAAAAATCCTGATTATTTAATTATGCAGGAAAGAATTTTAATTGCCAATTCGCATTTAAAAGTAGCAAAACTGGCGCTTCTTCCCTCTTTAGATCTTGTAGCAGATGTTTCCGGAACACATTTCGGAAAATATACCATGGAAGGTGTTGGAAACTTTGATACCAATTTTTCACAGAATATTACCGAAAAACAAAAAATAAATGAAAAGCTTTCACCAAACTATTTTTTAGGTGGAAAAGTTTCCTGGGAAGCTGATATCTGGGGAAAACTGAGCAATCGTAAAAAAGCAGCTCAGCAAAGATATTTTGCTTCTCAACAAGGAATTCGTTTACTGCAAACACGCCTTTTGGGAGACATAGCTGAATTGTATTTCAAACTGATTGCTTTAGATAAGCAAGCGTCGATTTACGATAAAAACTTAAAAACGCAGGAAAGAGCGCTTGATATTGTTTCAGCACAAAGATCGGTTGGAAAAGCCACAGAATTAGCGGTACAACAGTTTAATGCGCAAAACAATAATATTCATGCCGAAGCTTCTGAATTGAAACTGAGCATTGATCAGACTGAAAAAGCTTTGTTAACTCTTTTAGGTGAATATGGCGGGAAAATCGACAGAAGCAGCGATTTCTTATCTGGACATTTAGAGGTTTTAAACCAAAAATTCAGTGTGGATTCTATCATTCACAAAAGACCAGATGTTTCAGAGGCTTACTTCGAATTATTAGCCAGTAATGCAGATGCGAAATCGGCTCGTGCAGCCTTTTTTCCGACTGTAAATCTGGGAGGTTATGCAGGTTTTAATTCGTTTTCTTTCAATACTCTTTTTGATGCGGGATCTTTAGCCTGGCAATTATTAGGCGGTTTGACAGCCCCAGTTTTCAACAAAGGCCAGATTAAACAGGATTTTTATGTTTCGAATAGAAGGCAGGAAATTTCGTTTCTTCAATATCAAAATACAGTTACAACAGCTTTTAATGAATTAAGTGCTTTATTGCACCGAAATGAAGCCTATGAAGATGTTTTGAAATACAAAATGAATGAAATTAATCATCTTGAAATTGCTGTAAATGTTTCAAATGATTTGTATCTGAGCGGTTATGCTAATTATTTAGAAATCATTAATGCGCAGCAAAACAAACTGCAGGCTGAACTTGACTTTGTGAACATTCAATTAAAAAATGCCGAGTCTCAGGTTTTATTGTATAAGGCCTTAGGAGGTGGAATCAACTGA
- a CDS encoding alkaline phosphatase encodes MRKTITLFCLQIFLFAQAQEYNSTNIHSHNDYAGSLPFYEAYSNEAGVIEADVFLVNNELFVAHTSKEIKLQNTLKSLYLEPLFSKIKDLEGKMYPENKSLILMIDIKSDADATLKAIVQQLNTFPAILSNKNIKIVISGNRPLSSNWITYPQFIYFDGRLNENYNAEELSRIEMISTDLKEITLWNGKGVLTQADLHKMQLAIKKVHDLNKKIRFWGTQDNVNTWMTMMNLKVDFIGTDDVAKLAEFISKIKANFYQNTVFHNAYVPKNQKAFTKKKPKNVILLIGDGMGLAQIYAGYTANIGQLSLFNIPTQGLSITKSSDSYITDSAAGATAMATGSKTNNRFISVDENEKPLEAITQQLAKKNFKTAIISAGNITDATPAAFYAHQPERSYNEPIAYDFLSNSADILIGGGVKEFKTRKDGKDLSKILIEKGYSFSDKFGSLDTIKKNKMVVLDDSAVISVKDGRGDFLVKSFIKTTNTFAKTKNPFFIMAEGAQIDYGGHQNNLEYVVREMLDFDQLVGKAMEYVDKNPETLLIVTADHETGGLSLIDGSIEKGYVHGNFSTNDHTAIPVPVFAYGPGADNFRGVYQNTAIYNKIMELLGQM; translated from the coding sequence ATGAGAAAAACAATAACCCTTTTTTGCCTTCAAATCTTCCTGTTTGCACAAGCACAGGAATACAATTCTACAAATATTCATTCTCATAATGATTATGCCGGATCATTGCCTTTTTATGAAGCCTATTCCAATGAAGCCGGTGTTATTGAAGCAGATGTTTTTTTAGTAAATAATGAACTTTTTGTTGCTCACACTTCAAAAGAAATTAAGTTGCAAAACACCTTAAAAAGTTTATATCTCGAACCGCTTTTTTCTAAAATTAAAGACTTAGAAGGCAAAATGTATCCTGAAAATAAATCTTTGATTTTGATGATAGATATTAAATCTGATGCCGATGCAACCTTAAAAGCAATAGTGCAGCAGTTAAATACCTTTCCGGCTATCCTTTCTAATAAAAATATTAAAATTGTTATTTCTGGAAACAGACCTTTATCCTCAAATTGGATTACCTATCCGCAATTTATTTATTTTGACGGAAGACTGAATGAAAATTACAATGCTGAAGAGTTGTCCCGCATTGAAATGATCAGTACCGACTTAAAAGAGATTACTTTATGGAATGGCAAAGGTGTTCTGACACAGGCAGATCTGCACAAAATGCAGTTGGCAATTAAAAAAGTACATGATCTGAATAAAAAAATCAGATTTTGGGGCACACAGGATAATGTTAATACCTGGATGACCATGATGAATTTAAAAGTGGATTTTATTGGTACCGATGATGTTGCCAAATTAGCTGAATTCATAAGTAAAATTAAAGCAAACTTTTATCAGAATACAGTATTTCATAACGCATATGTTCCTAAAAACCAAAAGGCTTTCACTAAGAAAAAGCCAAAAAATGTAATTCTTCTTATTGGTGACGGAATGGGGCTCGCTCAAATTTATGCAGGTTATACAGCCAACATAGGCCAGTTAAGTCTTTTTAATATTCCAACACAGGGACTTTCAATTACTAAATCATCAGATAGTTATATTACAGATTCAGCTGCAGGAGCAACTGCAATGGCAACCGGAAGTAAAACAAACAACCGGTTCATTAGTGTGGATGAAAACGAAAAGCCTTTAGAGGCAATTACGCAGCAGTTAGCAAAGAAAAATTTTAAAACGGCTATTATTTCTGCAGGGAATATTACAGATGCAACACCGGCTGCTTTTTACGCCCATCAGCCAGAAAGGAGTTACAACGAACCAATAGCTTATGATTTTTTAAGCAATTCCGCTGATATCTTAATTGGAGGAGGAGTAAAAGAATTTAAAACAAGAAAAGATGGTAAAGATTTATCTAAAATACTCATTGAAAAAGGCTATTCTTTTTCGGATAAATTCGGTAGTCTGGATACTATAAAAAAAAATAAAATGGTAGTTTTAGATGATTCGGCAGTAATTTCTGTTAAAGATGGGAGAGGAGATTTTTTAGTAAAATCCTTCATCAAAACAACTAATACTTTTGCAAAAACAAAAAATCCATTTTTTATTATGGCCGAAGGTGCCCAGATCGATTATGGAGGACATCAAAACAATTTAGAATATGTTGTTCGTGAAATGCTTGATTTTGATCAGTTAGTTGGAAAAGCAATGGAATATGTTGATAAAAATCCGGAGACATTGCTGATTGTCACAGCTGATCATGAAACAGGCGGATTATCCCTAATTGATGGAAGTATTGAAAAAGGATATGTTCATGGAAATTTCAGTACAAATGATCACACAGCTATTCCAGTTCCCGTTTTTGCCTATGGCCCTGGCGCTGATAATTTTAGAGGAGTGTATCAAAATACGGCCATTTATAATAAGATTATGGAGTTGCTTGGTCAAATGTGA
- a CDS encoding purple acid phosphatase family protein: MGDWGRFGEDHQIPVAKQMGKTATAINRDFIISTGDNFYPVGVASEHDPQWKSSFEDIYTDFSLHWNWYPVLGNHDYAGNADAQVAYSKISRRWNMPARYYSKTFNINGDSSQQVLIAFIDTNALIPEFYKNEQYSKNLTSKDSTAQKKWLMKTLTDAPKSVKWKLVVGHHPLFTATLKRRESYDTKAVRKSLKSLFDKYQVDAYIAGHDHDLQHMLPEGKTHYFVSGSASEVTPIDRLPYSKLAVSEYGFMVFSVLADRLYVQAVNENGEVIYTTEIKK, from the coding sequence ATGGGAGACTGGGGAAGATTTGGTGAAGACCATCAGATTCCGGTAGCAAAACAAATGGGTAAAACGGCAACAGCTATTAACCGTGATTTTATAATTTCCACTGGCGATAATTTTTATCCGGTGGGAGTAGCCAGTGAACATGATCCGCAATGGAAATCTTCTTTCGAAGATATTTATACTGATTTTTCATTGCACTGGAACTGGTATCCGGTATTAGGAAACCATGATTATGCCGGAAATGCAGATGCACAGGTTGCCTATTCAAAAATAAGCCGCCGCTGGAATATGCCCGCCCGTTATTACAGCAAAACATTTAATATAAATGGTGATTCCAGTCAGCAGGTATTAATTGCGTTTATAGATACCAATGCCTTAATTCCTGAATTTTACAAAAACGAACAATATTCAAAAAATCTCACTTCAAAAGATTCGACTGCACAAAAAAAATGGCTAATGAAAACCCTGACTGATGCTCCTAAAAGTGTGAAATGGAAATTAGTTGTCGGACATCATCCCTTATTTACAGCAACCCTGAAAAGGAGAGAAAGCTACGATACCAAAGCAGTGCGAAAATCACTGAAATCACTTTTTGATAAATATCAGGTAGATGCCTACATCGCAGGGCATGATCATGATTTACAACATATGCTTCCAGAAGGAAAGACACATTATTTCGTTTCAGGATCTGCTTCAGAAGTTACTCCAATCGATCGTTTGCCTTATAGTAAACTTGCTGTTTCAGAATACGGTTTTATGGTGTTTTCTGTCTTAGCCGACAGGTTGTATGTACAGGCTGTCAATGAAAATGGCGAGGTCATCTATACTACTGAAATAAAAAAGTGA
- a CDS encoding RagB/SusD family nutrient uptake outer membrane protein, translated as MKNKIIIAALVFTTLLNWSCTDLEEKVLDENLTGTGQAEAISGAIAPAYGQLKATWIHTNNFGLQLIASDEGILPYRGGTDWYDGGKYLTVHAHTTTPTNDLVKSTWSELTINISRTLTAIEVLTPLAAAGNKEAEGALYEMKALRAYLNMMTLDSWGLVFKKESSASISEILRGQDAVAYIESELLSVADVINNDKGPGRMTQAAVWGLLSRLYLNAAVYRDPYGTPQFATADMDKVIKYTDNIINSGKFTLSPEYFDLFDDNNNSNKELIFALDQRGVLRDENNRWAYWSIPGSMFPRPESINADGTDGPAITSDFYQTWVSAYGSVDPADADSRFYKNNAKVPEHLKDLTGLSPVNDQNHYYCVKAEDFEIDRGIMRGIPWAARKDANGAFFKCDGGYRIYPVKQIKGNGPDLNVGYVNLTEKVDFTAEGSRHAAGYRVSKYQFSHTSPDGNYYSSVDMVLLRYAEIFMMRAEAKLRKGDNSGALADMNKVRTSRTARAPIPAALPAINLDILYREYGFEFYWEGLRRTTQIRFGHYEDKWTEKTDTDVRHRLFPIPQSAIDGASNVPGYLVQNDGY; from the coding sequence ATGAAAAATAAAATAATAATAGCAGCTCTTGTATTCACTACATTGCTTAACTGGAGCTGTACTGACTTAGAAGAAAAAGTGTTGGATGAAAATTTAACAGGAACTGGACAGGCAGAAGCAATTAGCGGTGCAATTGCTCCGGCGTATGGTCAATTAAAAGCCACCTGGATCCATACTAATAATTTTGGTTTACAATTGATTGCAAGTGACGAAGGAATTTTACCTTACAGAGGAGGAACAGACTGGTACGACGGAGGTAAATATTTAACTGTACATGCACATACAACTACTCCTACCAATGATTTGGTTAAAAGTACATGGAGTGAGCTTACTATAAATATTTCCAGAACATTAACTGCTATTGAAGTTTTAACACCTCTTGCAGCAGCGGGAAATAAAGAAGCAGAGGGAGCACTTTATGAAATGAAAGCACTTAGAGCTTATTTAAATATGATGACATTAGACAGCTGGGGACTTGTGTTTAAAAAGGAGTCATCAGCAAGTATTTCAGAAATACTCCGTGGACAAGATGCTGTTGCTTATATCGAAAGTGAGTTACTGTCTGTTGCAGATGTTATTAATAATGATAAAGGACCGGGAAGAATGACGCAGGCTGCAGTCTGGGGACTTCTTTCAAGATTATACCTAAATGCTGCCGTTTATCGTGATCCTTATGGAACGCCTCAGTTTGCAACAGCAGATATGGATAAGGTCATTAAATACACAGACAACATCATAAACTCAGGCAAATTCACCCTGTCTCCTGAATATTTTGATTTATTCGATGACAATAATAACTCAAATAAAGAATTAATTTTTGCCTTGGATCAGCGTGGTGTTTTGAGAGATGAAAACAATCGTTGGGCTTATTGGTCAATACCTGGATCCATGTTTCCAAGACCGGAATCAATTAATGCAGACGGAACAGATGGTCCGGCTATCACATCAGATTTTTATCAGACATGGGTTAGTGCCTACGGTTCTGTAGATCCTGCCGATGCTGATTCAAGATTTTATAAAAACAATGCTAAGGTACCAGAGCATTTGAAAGACCTAACCGGACTTTCTCCAGTAAACGATCAAAATCATTACTATTGTGTAAAAGCAGAAGACTTTGAAATTGACAGAGGAATTATGAGAGGTATTCCGTGGGCGGCAAGAAAAGACGCTAATGGGGCTTTCTTTAAATGTGATGGAGGATACAGAATTTATCCGGTTAAACAAATTAAAGGAAACGGACCAGATTTAAATGTGGGTTATGTCAACCTTACAGAAAAAGTAGATTTTACAGCAGAAGGCAGTAGGCATGCTGCTGGATACAGAGTGTCAAAATATCAATTCAGTCATACTTCTCCTGATGGAAATTATTACAGCAGCGTAGATATGGTACTACTTAGATATGCTGAAATTTTTATGATGCGTGCTGAGGCTAAATTAAGAAAAGGAGATAATTCAGGTGCTTTGGCTGATATGAATAAAGTAAGAACTTCAAGAACTGCCCGTGCTCCAATTCCTGCAGCGCTTCCTGCAATCAATTTAGATATCCTGTACAGAGAATACGGTTTTGAGTTTTACTGGGAGGGTTTAAGAAGAACGACTCAGATTCGTTTTGGTCACTACGAAGACAAATGGACTGAAAAAACAGATACTGATGTAAGACACAGATTGTTTCCAATTCCTCAGTCGGCAATTGACGGTGCATCAAATGTTCCTGGATATCTAGTACAAAATGACGGATACTAA